One Ricinus communis isolate WT05 ecotype wild-type chromosome 7, ASM1957865v1, whole genome shotgun sequence genomic region harbors:
- the LOC8267257 gene encoding autophagy-related protein 101 isoform X3, whose translation MNCEVCQLKELEVEHFEIREVLRCILHTIVFHRALGLVRPKDVDLELFEITYVQCGDSEVEMKIDEKIEQFISWVEKHPNKKSQICLSFYEVKSKQPSWFTHKIERLYWEQWYVNLNVTQQPKAHSGKSHHSKVVLDPGESASEERSARRAALEAGLREVLFQIIKFVNEKKDHVPPISEGVIYFPYEITIPR comes from the exons ATGAACTGCGAAGTCTGCCAACTCAAAGAACTG GAAGTGGAGCACTTTGAAATAAGAGAAGTTCTTCGCT GTATATTACATACAATTGTCTTTCATCGGGCTTTAGGTCTTGTTCGGCCTAAAGACGTTGATTTGGAACTTTTTGAAATTACTTAT GTGCAATGTGGGGATAGTGAAgttgaaatgaaaatagatGAGAAGATTGAGCAATTCATAAGTTGGGTTGAGAAAcatccaaataagaaaagcCAG ATATGCTTATCCTTTTATGAAGTGAAAAGCAAACAGCCATCATGGTTTACTCATAAAATTGAGCGGCTATACTGGGAGCAGTGGTATGTCAATTTGAATGTAACTCAGCAACCAAAAGCACATTCTGGAAAGTCCCACCATTCTAAAGTAGTACTTGACCCTGGCG AGAGTGCATCTGAGGAGAGGAGTGCTCGTAGAGCAGCACTTGAAGCAGGTCTTCGTGAGGTTTTGTTccaaatcataaaatttgtgAATGAGAAAAAAGACCATGTTCCCCCCATATCTGAGGGCGTCATCTATTTTCCCTATGAAATTACCATTCCAAG GTGA
- the LOC8267257 gene encoding autophagy-related protein 101 isoform X2 → MNCEVCQLKELEVEHFEIREVLRCILHTIVFHRALGLVRPKDVDLELFEITYVQCGDSEVEMKIDEKIEQFISWVEKHPNKKSQICLSFYEVKSKQPSWFTHKIERLYWEQWYVNLNVTQQPKAHSGKSHHSKVVLDPGESASEERSARRAALEAGLREVLFQIIKFVNEKKDHVPPISEGVIYFPYEITIPRKFL, encoded by the exons ATGAACTGCGAAGTCTGCCAACTCAAAGAACTG GAAGTGGAGCACTTTGAAATAAGAGAAGTTCTTCGCT GTATATTACATACAATTGTCTTTCATCGGGCTTTAGGTCTTGTTCGGCCTAAAGACGTTGATTTGGAACTTTTTGAAATTACTTAT GTGCAATGTGGGGATAGTGAAgttgaaatgaaaatagatGAGAAGATTGAGCAATTCATAAGTTGGGTTGAGAAAcatccaaataagaaaagcCAG ATATGCTTATCCTTTTATGAAGTGAAAAGCAAACAGCCATCATGGTTTACTCATAAAATTGAGCGGCTATACTGGGAGCAGTGGTATGTCAATTTGAATGTAACTCAGCAACCAAAAGCACATTCTGGAAAGTCCCACCATTCTAAAGTAGTACTTGACCCTGGCG AGAGTGCATCTGAGGAGAGGAGTGCTCGTAGAGCAGCACTTGAAGCAGGTCTTCGTGAGGTTTTGTTccaaatcataaaatttgtgAATGAGAAAAAAGACCATGTTCCCCCCATATCTGAGGGCGTCATCTATTTTCCCTATGAAATTACCATTCCAAG
- the LOC8267255 gene encoding L-ascorbate oxidase homolog, translating into MRQANILYFCLGLLALLSGICVKAEDPYRFFTWTVTYGTISPLGVPQRGILINGQFPGPAIDCVTNDNIIVNVINKLDVPFLLTWNGIKQRRTTWQDGVLGTNCPIPPNSNWTYKFQTKDQIGTFNYFPSVGLHRVAGGFGAFNIQPRSVIAIPYPIPVEEFTLLIGDWFKTDYKVLQQRLDQGLSLPLPDALLINGLHKDAIFTGEKGQTYKFRVSNVGIATSINFRIQGHPMVLVEVEGAHTMQELYESLDVHPGQSVTVLVTLHGSPKDYYIVASTRFTKPILTTTGILRYAGSNTPPSKPLPIGPTYHIHWSMKQARTIRLNLTANAARPNPQGSFHYGTIQVMRTIILANTAAKIGGKLRYAVNGISYVDPSTPLKLADWFSIPGVFTLNSIKDAPTNATAVLGTSVIGTALHDFVELVFQNTESTVQSWHLDGSSFYVVGYGSGMWTPEVRKRRKLYNLNDAVPRHTVQVYPNSWSAVLVSLDNKGMWNLRSAIWARRYLGQQLYIRVWNNEHSLYTETDVPPNALFCGLAKRP; encoded by the exons ATGAGGCAGGCCAATATCCTATATTTTTGTCTTGGACTGTTGGCTTTGCTTAGTGGTATTTGTGTGAAAGCAGAAGACCCCTATAGATTTTTTACGTGGACAGTTACATATGGAACAATTTCTCCACTTGGTGTTCCTCAAAGG GGCATCCTTATAAATGGTCAATTTCCTGGTCCAGCCATTGATTGTGTTACTAATGACAATATAATCGTTAATGTCATTAACAAGTTGGATGTACCTTTCCTACTGACATG GAATGGGATCAAACAAAGAAGAACCACATGGCAAGATGGAGTTTTAGGGACTAATTGTCCAATCCCTCCAAACTCCAACTGGACCTATAAGTTTCAAACAAAAGATCAGATTGGAACATTTAACTACTTCCCTTCAGTTGGATTGCACAGAGTTGCTGGTGGATTTGGGGCTTTCAATATTCAACCACGGTCTGTTATTGCAATTCCATACCCTATTCCAGTTGAAGAATTTACCCTGCTTATTGGTGACTGGTTCAAGACCGACTATAAG GTATTGCAGCAAAGACTGGACCAAGGCctttctcttcctcttcctgATGCCCTTCTTATAAATGGGCTTCATAAGGATGCCATCTTCACTGGTGAAAAAG GTCAAACTTACAAGTTTAGGGTTTCAAATGTGGGGATTGCAACTTCAATCAATTTCAGAATCCAGGGCCACCCAATGGTCCTTGTTGAGGTAGAAGGGGCTCATACTATGCAAGAACTGTACGAGTCACTTGACGTACATCCTGGTCAATCTGTAACTGTTTTGGTTACATTACATGGTTCGCCAAAGGACTACTACATTGTCGCCTCCACACGTTTCACTAAGCCTATTCTTACTACCACCGGTATTCTTCGCTATGCCGGTTCCAACACTCCACCATCTAAGCCATTGCCTATTGGCCCAACTTATCACATTCACTGGTCTATGAAGCAAGCCAGGACCATCAG GTTGAACTTGACAGCAAATGCAGCCAGGCCTAATCCTCAAGGGTCATTCCATTATGGAACAATACAAGTAATGAGGACTATAATTTTAGCCAATACAGCAGCTAAAATAGGAGGCAAGCTGCGATATGCTGTTAATGGCATCTCCTATGTGGATCCATCAACTCCACTGAAGCTTGCTGATTGGTTTAGCATCCCTGGCGTCTTTACTTTGAACTCAATCAAGGATGCACCTACCAATGCCACAGCCGTACTTGGCACATCTGTTATTGGAACTGCACTTCATGATTTTGTTGAACTTGTGTTCCAGAATACAGAGTCGACCGTCCAGTCATGGCATCTTGATGGAAGCAGTTTCTATGTGGTTGG ATATGGTTCTGGTATGTGGACTCCTGAAGTGAGGAAGAGAAGGAAGCTTTACAATTTGAATGATGCTGTTCCCAGACACACTGTTCAG GTATATCCCAATTCCTGGAGTGCAGTGCTGGTGTCATTGGACAACAAGGGTATGTGGAATTTGAGATCAGCAATCTGGGCAAGGAGATATCTAGGACAGCAGTTGTATATTAGGGTTTGGAACAATGAACACAGCCTATATACTGAGACTGATGTCCCTCCTAATGCATTGTTCTGTGGCTTGGCTAAACGTCCATAG
- the LOC8267256 gene encoding dof zinc finger protein DOF3.7, translating to MSILKLNTLYSLFLSTQKKRKEKKRNWPTQSHILETFKDPQRNKEKMIQELLGGAGLIGGETKISIAGTILEGTPSHSPSLSPSSSTTTTSATAATATATTTTANSTTSSTSENLRCPRCDSSNTKFCYYNNYNLTQPRHFCKTCRRYWTKGGALRNVPIGGGCRKNKNTVVSASVAKSSNNKMKTMVSEIGRSSFGNVFDHELPSSSPIMWASPHNSHLLTLLRANHNPNPNSTTLSNSLGVKEETGCMIGTQMMAETTGATGALNARTLGMDHLSQVPSLGLCSPFWKNSQNQAQHHQQNGFIVGEAQNSGIQELYQRLRSSTNTYYTDNSSVVLSNVGSSSTSSSNILESSPVAGGELGYWNPTFSWSDLPTTNGAYP from the exons ATGTCTATATTAAAGCTCAACACTCTCTATTCGCTATTCCTTTCcactcaaaagaaaagaaaagaaaagaaaagaaactggCCAACACAAAGCCATATACTTGAAACTTTCAAAG ATCcacaaagaaataaagaaaagatgatTCAAGAACTCTTAGGAGGTGCTGGTCTTATTGGAGGAGAGACGAAAATTTCCATCGCTGGTACCATTTTAGAAGGAACACCTTCCCATTCTCCTTCGttatctccttcttcttcaactaCAACAACATCAGCAACCGCTGCTACTGCTACTGCTACTACTACGACAGCAAATTCAACAACTTCTTCCACCTCAGAGAACTTAAGATGCCCTAGATGTGATTCTTCAAACACTAAGTTTTGCTACTATAACAACTATAATCTCACTCAGCCTCGCCACTTTTGCAAGACTTGCCGTCGATATTGGACTAAAGGTGGGGCTCTTAGAAATGTTCCAATCGGGGGTGGATGTAGAAAAAACAAGAACACAGTCGTATCTGCATCAGTTGCAAAATCAAGCAACAATAAGATGAAAACTATGGTGTCTGAGATTGGAAGATCAAGCTTTGGGAATGTTTTTGATCATGAACTTCCATCATCAAGTCCAATTATGTGGGCATCACCCCATAATTCTCATCTTTTAACCTTGTTAAGAGCTAACCATAACCCTAACCCTAACTCCACCACGCTATCTAATTCTCTTGGTGTGAAGGAGGAGACTGGGTGTATGATTGGAACCCAGATGATGGCTGAGACAACCGGTGCAACTGGTGCGCTAAATGCTCGAACCTTGGGCATGGACCATCTCAGTCAAGTCCCTTCTTTAGGTCTTTGCAGTCCTTTTTGGAAAAACAGTCAAAACCAAGCTCAACACCATCAACAAAATGGATTTATAGTTGGTGAAGCTCAAAACTCAGGGATACAAGAACTCTATCAACGACTCAGATCATCAACTAATACTTACTATACAGATAACTCATCTGTAGTTCTGAGCAATGTGGgttcatcatcaacatcatctTCAAACATTTTGGAGTCTTCTCCTGTTGCTGGAGGTGAATTGGGTTATTGGAATCCAACATTTTCATGGTCTGATCTTCCAACAACTAACGGTGCATATCCTTAA